The Methanofastidiosum sp. genome window below encodes:
- a CDS encoding ParA family protein, giving the protein METIAVYNQKGGTGKTTTTINLGHALALTGKKVLIIDIDDQGNDAECLGVKFTKSIYHLLKDEAPFSECIVSARKNLDLLPSDETISQVALEMVGWRNRENALIKRLDGINYDYVLIDCQTGLGILNENALNFCKKLLVPVSMEYLSVKGLFKVDKLVYDLREDFQKNLKIDLIVPTFVDERVKRTKEYIDFFESMEHFQGIISPYIRIDTKLSESFAHGKTIFEYSLNSRGAYDYIQLCKRVLEGI; this is encoded by the coding sequence TTGGAAACTATTGCAGTATACAATCAGAAAGGTGGAACTGGAAAAACCACAACAACTATTAATTTAGGACATGCTTTAGCTCTTACTGGTAAAAAAGTACTAATAATTGATATAGATGACCAAGGAAACGATGCAGAATGTCTCGGCGTTAAATTTACAAAAAGTATTTATCATCTACTAAAAGATGAAGCACCTTTCAGTGAATGTATTGTAAGCGCTAGGAAAAATTTGGATTTGTTGCCTTCAGATGAAACTATATCACAAGTGGCGCTTGAAATGGTTGGCTGGAGAAATAGAGAAAATGCATTAATAAAGCGTCTTGATGGAATTAATTACGACTATGTTCTTATCGATTGTCAGACTGGATTAGGAATACTAAATGAAAATGCCTTAAATTTTTGCAAAAAATTACTCGTTCCTGTATCAATGGAATATCTTTCTGTAAAAGGTCTTTTTAAAGTAGACAAGCTCGTCTATGATTTAAGAGAAGACTTCCAAAAAAACTTGAAGATAGATCTTATTGTTCCAACATTTGTTGATGAAAGGGTAAAAAGAACTAAGGAATACATCGATTTTTTTGAAAGTATGGAACACTTTCAAGGTATTATTAGCCCATATATAAGAATAGACACTAAATTATCTGAAAGTTTTGCACACGGTAAAACAATATTTGAATATTCATTGAACTCAAGAGGAGCCTATGATTATATTCAATTATGTAAAAGGGTGTTGGAGGGGATTTAA
- a CDS encoding methionine synthase, whose protein sequence is MRAVLATIGNCIHVQGIKNFESLLNKNNIDTEFIGVCIDIENLIKIILTKKPEIVGLSYRLEPENAKILFKKLEDLIEENHIVSRFFFGGTPAVCELAEDSGLFEGVFRGIETENEILDKVLGKKKEYKSKEYSQNLYERIENSYPIPLIRHHFGLPSLEKTIDGVKDIANSKTVDIISIGPDQIAQECFFNQDNACKEFEGGGGVPLRKKEDLVSLYKSSRLGNFPLLRCYAGTNDLIKWGSMLKETINNAWGAIPLFWYSELDGRSKRDLISAISENQKTIKWHADNHVPVEINDSHQWALRKTTDPIEVASAYIATYNAKKLGVRHYIQQFMMNVPPEISLEMDIAKMLAKLELILELSNDGFTILRMIRTGLASLSVDEDIAKGELASSITIGMYLNPHIVHVVGYSEAYNVATPEVIIESSKIAKGVIKNCLKGLPGIEDNKKIIKRKDEIIKDTKIILETIKSLSDNIDTLADANALYKAVKMGVLDAENLKGFNPAKGEIKTAIIDGSVRCIDESSGEIISEKERINRLDI, encoded by the coding sequence ATGAGGGCAGTTCTTGCAACAATAGGAAATTGCATCCACGTTCAAGGAATCAAGAATTTCGAGAGTTTGTTGAATAAAAACAATATAGATACAGAGTTTATTGGAGTATGTATTGATATAGAAAATTTAATAAAAATTATACTAACTAAAAAACCTGAAATTGTGGGCCTAAGCTACAGACTTGAACCTGAGAATGCCAAAATATTATTCAAAAAATTAGAAGATTTAATTGAAGAAAATCATATAGTTTCTAGATTTTTTTTTGGTGGAACTCCGGCTGTATGTGAACTCGCTGAAGACTCAGGATTATTTGAAGGAGTTTTTAGAGGTATAGAAACTGAAAATGAAATTCTTGACAAAGTACTTGGAAAAAAGAAAGAGTATAAGTCTAAAGAATATTCCCAAAATCTTTACGAAAGAATAGAAAATTCCTATCCAATCCCATTGATAAGACATCATTTTGGATTGCCTTCACTTGAAAAAACAATAGACGGCGTTAAGGATATTGCAAATAGTAAAACTGTTGACATTATATCAATTGGCCCCGATCAGATTGCTCAAGAATGTTTTTTTAACCAGGATAATGCTTGTAAGGAATTTGAGGGCGGAGGTGGAGTTCCTCTTCGAAAAAAAGAGGATCTAGTGTCTTTATATAAATCATCTAGACTAGGAAATTTTCCACTTTTGAGATGTTATGCTGGAACAAATGATTTGATAAAATGGGGAAGTATGTTAAAAGAAACAATTAATAATGCGTGGGGTGCTATACCTCTTTTTTGGTATTCTGAACTTGATGGAAGGTCTAAAAGAGATTTAATTAGTGCAATAAGTGAAAATCAAAAAACTATAAAATGGCATGCGGATAATCATGTCCCCGTAGAAATTAATGATTCCCATCAATGGGCCCTTAGAAAAACAACAGACCCTATTGAAGTTGCCTCTGCTTATATTGCAACATATAATGCAAAAAAATTAGGTGTTAGGCATTATATTCAACAATTTATGATGAATGTTCCTCCAGAGATATCCCTAGAGATGGATATTGCAAAAATGTTGGCTAAGTTGGAGCTTATTTTGGAATTATCAAATGATGGATTTACTATCTTAAGGATGATAAGAACAGGCCTTGCTTCTCTTTCAGTAGATGAAGATATAGCCAAGGGAGAACTTGCTTCATCAATTACGATTGGCATGTATTTAAATCCACATATCGTTCATGTTGTTGGTTATTCAGAAGCTTATAATGTTGCAACGCCCGAGGTCATAATTGAAAGCTCAAAAATTGCTAAAGGCGTAATAAAAAATTGTCTGAAAGGTTTACCAGGTATAGAGGATAACAAAAAAATAATAAAAAGAAAAGACGAGATAATCAAGGACACAAAAATAATATTAGAGACAATAAAATCACTTTCTGATAATATTGACACTCTAGCAGATGCCAATGCATTATATAAGGCTGTCAAAATGGGAGTCTTGGATGCAGAAAATTTGAAAGGATTTAATCCTGCAAAAGGAGAGATTAAAACAGCTATAATAGATGGATCTGTTAGATGTATTGATGAAAGTTCTGGAGAAATAATATCTGAGAAGGAAAGAATTAATAGACTAGATATCTAA
- a CDS encoding NADP transhydrogenase subunit alpha: MTDKLRDEIMDKIKNATGTKPSFCVIGAGNGGLAMAGYLAYYGFSVNIWTRDKVKMEALAASGGIEVEGKIEGFGELNKIDQDFQKAIEGVDIIMVVIPANGHREIGEKLVKYVRSGQTIVLNPGRTGGALELYNMFRKAGKIREDLIIAEAQTFLFVARKLGVHKVRIFDIKRSVPVSAVRSYKNPDLIKKLRMAFPQFTPTSDVLHTSLGNVAVMFHPGVLLLNTGWVENHGNFEYYLEGISPGVAKVLEHIDMERIKIAEAVGIRVPSLKDWLYFSYGSTGADLYESVQTTPAYKGVMAPSTIHHRYILEDVPMSLVPMSSIGKKFGVETKCIDSLINIACCQQERDFWTEGRTVDHMGIKNFDLKTIKRLIAGEIV; the protein is encoded by the coding sequence GGCAGGATATCTTGCATATTATGGTTTTTCAGTTAATATATGGACTAGAGATAAGGTTAAGATGGAAGCATTGGCAGCTTCAGGGGGAATCGAAGTTGAAGGGAAAATCGAAGGATTTGGAGAACTTAACAAAATAGACCAAGATTTTCAGAAAGCAATTGAAGGTGTAGATATAATAATGGTCGTCATACCTGCAAATGGCCATAGAGAGATTGGTGAAAAACTTGTTAAATATGTGAGGTCTGGTCAAACTATTGTTCTAAACCCAGGCAGAACGGGCGGAGCATTAGAACTTTACAACATGTTTAGGAAAGCAGGAAAAATAAGAGAGGATCTTATTATTGCTGAAGCTCAGACTTTCTTATTCGTTGCTAGGAAACTCGGGGTCCACAAAGTGAGAATATTTGATATTAAAAGGTCAGTTCCAGTTTCAGCGGTTAGATCATATAAGAATCCTGATCTTATTAAAAAATTGAGAATGGCATTTCCACAGTTTACCCCCACATCAGACGTTCTCCATACAAGTTTGGGAAATGTTGCAGTTATGTTCCATCCTGGTGTGCTACTACTAAATACTGGATGGGTTGAAAATCATGGTAATTTTGAATATTACTTAGAAGGAATTTCACCAGGAGTTGCCAAAGTATTGGAACATATAGATATGGAAAGGATAAAAATTGCAGAGGCAGTTGGGATAAGAGTTCCATCTTTGAAGGATTGGTTATATTTCTCATATGGCTCTACTGGTGCCGATCTTTACGAATCAGTGCAAACTACACCAGCTTACAAAGGTGTAATGGCACCTTCAACTATCCATCACAGATATATTCTAGAAGACGTTCCAATGAGTCTTGTTCCAATGTCATCAATTGGAAAAAAATTCGGTGTTGAAACAAAATGTATTGATTCTCTTATTAATATAGCATGTTGCCAACAAGAAAGAGATTTTTGGACTGAAGGAAGAACTGTAGACCATATGGGAATTAAGAACTTCGATTTAAAAACGATAAAGAGGTTAATTGCTGGGGAGATAGTATGA